The following coding sequences are from one Neurospora crassa OR74A linkage group I, whole genome shotgun sequence window:
- the pex2 gene encoding peroxisomal biogenesis factor 2 — protein MSEPKSSPPGPPPSAPAPAPAPAPSPAPAAVAAPTVSPPTLPADNTFALAQQRLIARRQARETENAARLAAQRSESQLRSRIAASQSPLIRRLGSSTLSFWDAISSREGTRPAFRVGQVDAELLDAELVDLLRTQVGDALKYIGGGVSSTLKDEWDAEILLILRAILFKLTIWDHDATYGAALQNLRYTDARKSGPVLQPPSKLQKSLYGFVTVGGKYLWTKWETYLLDHDEASSYSVEGPNPNIQRLSRLTESIGTFHAFASFASFLVFLLHGRYRTILDRLLRMRLAPPTSQVSREVSFEYLNRQLVWHAFTEFLLFVLPLVGINRWRRWLARTWRRTKSMLTTSSTNDPTQNKGGEFAFLPERTCAICYQDQNSAKSEAELMAAASSSSGVVGSAQTDITNPYEAMPCGCVYCFVCVATRIEREEGEGWTCLRCGELVKECKPWNGDVLSPAEAHAAAANQGGRNVAFAAGVKERPNLNRLSTESSGRRSSSNRVSFDDEVRERRRVSFEDEIRPGEDAASDDGPVRVPERRESQKQSQTARATGTGVSEGETSGTKADEEEEGEDEEEEEEGEDEEDQEEEEDESQSSGDLQTSSDAEDEEDDGEEEEGSESGSDSSDSEDYEAEEEELGEDIAF, from the coding sequence ATGAGCGAACCCAAGTCCTCCCCTCCAGGGCCTCCgccttctgctcctgctcctgctcctgctcctgccccctctccagctccagctgcCGTCGCCGCACCGACTGTCTCTCCTCCTACCTTGCCGGCAGACAACACCTTTGCCCTCGCCCAGCAGCGACTAATCGCCCGCCGACAGGCCCGTGAGACAGAGAACGCCGCGCGCCTCGCCGCCCAGCGATCAGAATCCCAACTACGATCCCGCATCGCAGCCTCCCAATCCCCTTTAATCCGCCGCCTCGGCTCATCGACCCTCTCTTTCTGGGATGCTATCTCCTCGCGCGAGGGCACACGGCCCGCCTTCCGCGTCGGCCAAGTCGACGCCGAACTTCTCGACGCCGAGCTCGTCGATCTCCTCCGCACCCAGGTCGGCGACGCCCTAAAGTATATTGGCGGCGGCGTCTCGTCGACCCTCAAAGACGAGTGGGATGCTGAGATCCTGCTCATCCTGCGCGCCATCCTCTTCAAGCTGACCATCTGGGACCATGACGCCACGTACGGCGCCGCGCTCCAGAACCTGCGCTACACCGACGCTCGCAAGTCCGGCCCCGTGCTCCAGCCGCCATCGAAGCTGCAAAAGAGCCTGTACGGCTTCGTCACCGTGGGTGGCAAGTACCTTTGGACCAAATGGGAGACGTACCTTCTTGACCACGACGAAGCCTCTTCCTACTCCGTCGAGggccccaaccccaacatccAGCGCCTCAGCCGCCTCACCGAATCGATCGGCACCTTTCATGCCTTCGCCTCTTTCGcttccttcctcgtcttccttctGCACGGCCGCTACCGAACCATCCTCGACCGGCTCCTGCGCATGCGTCTGGCGCCGCCCACCTCGCAAGTCTCGCGCGAGGTGTCATTCGAGTACCTCAACCGCCAGCTCGTCTGGCACGCCTTTACCGAGTTCCTTTTGTTCGTCCTCCCCTTGGTGGGAATCAACCGCTGGCGCCGCTGGCTGGCACGCACCTGGCGCCGCACAAAATCGATGCtcaccacctcttccaccaACGATCCCACCCAGAACAAGGGCGGCGAATTCGCCTTTTTACCGGAACGCACCTGCGCCATCTGCTACCAGGACCAAAACAGCGCCAAGTCCGAAGCCGAGCTCATGGCCGCcgcctcttcgtcttcaggCGTCGTCGGCTCCGCCCAGACCGACATCACGAATCCTTACGAGGCCATGCCCTGCGGCTGCGTGTACTGCTTCGTGTGCGTGGCGACGCGCATCGAGCGCGAGGAAGGCGAAGGGTGGACGTGCTTGCGGTGTGGCGAGCTGGTTAAAGAATGCAAGCCTTGGAATGGCGATGTTTTGAGTCCTGCTGAAGCTCATGCAGCGGCGGCAAATCAAGGCGGGAGGAACGTGGCGTTTGCGGCTGGCGTAAAAGAGCGACCTAACCTGAATCGATTGTCGACGGAGAgcagtgggaggaggagtagcaGTAATCGGGTGTCGTTTGATGATGAGGTCagggagaggagaagggtgTCGTTCGAGGATGAGATTAGACCGGGCGAGGATGCGGCTAGTGATGATGGGCCGGTTCGGGTGCcagagaggagggagagccAAAAGCAAAGTCAGACGGCGAGGGCAACTGGGACGGGCGTAAGTGAGGGTGAGACGAGCGGTACGAAggcggatgaagaggaggagggtgaagacgaagaagaagaagaagaaggggaggatgaagaagaccaggaggaggaagaggatgaatcACAATCAAGCGGAGACCTGCAAACAAGTTCTGAcgccgaggacgaagaagatgacggagaagaagaagaaggctcaGAATCAGGATCAGATAGTTCCGATTCCGAAGACTACgaagcggaagaagaggaacttGGTGAGGATATTGCCTTCTAG
- a CDS encoding 3-hydroxyacyl-CoA dehydrogenase, translating into MTPWKLPSTAGRSVGILGAGVLGRRIGACWASAGYQVHIRDPDPRQTNAALQYITSELWRYKPIVDPNTISVRGFQNMEHAVEDSWLVIECVPEKLNMKIDLFAELENITRPDAILASNSSSYKSREMTAMVKPETAQRMLNTHYMVPPTIRIVELMTSGSTRPEIFPFLLNHFRASGMMPVIAHKESTGFILNRVWAAIKRECLMVLAEGVASPQELDAVWTEMFIENGSPPCTLMDSVGLDTVSLIEKHYIQERGLQDRGVLPFLQKYIDEGRLGAKSSKGGLYPPNHTVKTANQEQASYDNLHVPSLYFLDIGWNNDPDDVGFYRKGRIFVGSADGRSPLKVIAHHLPMPDGIALSQKAGKIFWTNMGTPGQNDGSIMSCNLDGTGARVIIPPGAVHTPKQLSVDQENEVLYFSDREGMRVFRCGVDGSNLQTLVRAGDWRKGIDDPTLWCVGITVSAREGKFYWTQKGPPRGAKGRIYRASIEMPQGFGASNRPDVEVVFDHLPEPVDLAMDEEGSALYWTDRGELPNGNTLNRAALNPDGSFSKHQVLARNLHEAIGLAIDKKNRYIYATDLGGAVYRFNMDGSGKQTIYEDQGAFAGIALLEQAVPSSSL; encoded by the exons ATGACGCCCTGGAAGTTACCATCCACCGCCGGAAGATCTGTTGGAATTCTCGGGGCCGGCGTCCTGGGTCGTCGAATCGGCGCCTGCTGGGCATCGGCCGGCTACCAAGTCCACATCAGGGACCCAGACCCTCGACAGACGAACGCGGCGTTGCAGTACATCACCAGCGAGCTATGGAGATACAAGCCCATCGTTGATCCGAACACCATCAGCGTTCGTGGCTTCCAGAATATGGAACACGCCGTGGAGGATTCTTGGCTGGTTATCGAATGCGTACCCGAGAAATTGAACATGAAAATCGATTTGTTTGCCGAACTCGAAAACATCACCCGGCCGGATGCCATCCTAGcctcaaactcctcctcctacaaGTCCCGCGAGATGACGGCCATGGTCAAGCCAGAGACGGCTCAACGAATGCTGAACACCCACTACATGGTCCCGCCGACCATCCGTATCGTCGAGCTCATGACGAGTGGTTCTACGCGACCCGAGAtatttcccttcctcttgaACCACTTCAGAGCGTCAGGCATGATGCCGGTGATTGCACACAAGGAGTCGACTGGTTTCATCCTGAACCGCGTTTGGGCAGCCATCAAGCGCGAGTGTCTCATGGTGCTGGCTGAAGGCGTGGCTTCTCCCCAAGAACTCGACGCTGTCTGGACCGAGATGTTTATCGAGAACGGTAGTCCACCCTGCACTCTGATGGACTCGGTCGGCCTAGATACCGTTTCGCTCATCGAGAAGCACTACATCCAAGAGCGTGGCCTGCAGGACAGAGGTGTCTTGCCCTTTCTACAAAAGTACATTGACGAGGGCAGACTCGGAGCCAAGAGCAGCAAGGGCGGTCTTTACCCTCCTAATCACACCGTCAAGACGGCTAACCAGGAACAAGCCAGTTACGACAATCTGCATGTTCCGTCCTTGTACTTTTTGGATATTGGATGGAACAATGATCCGGATGACGTCGGGTTCTACAGGAAGGGCCGCATTTTCGTGGGAAGTGCGGATGGAAGATCTCCGCTCAAGGTAATCGCCCATCATCTGCCGATGCCAGATGGAATCGCCCTCTCCCAGAAGGCTGGCAAGATATTCTGGACCAACATGGGCACTCCCGGTCAAAACGATGGTTCCATCATGTCGTGCAACCTGGACGGCACTGGCGCACGGGTCATCATCCCCCCCGGCGCCGTTCACACACCCAAGCAGTTGTCTGTCGACCAGGAGAACGAGGTGCTTTATTTCTCTGATCGAGAGGGCATGCGAGTCTTCCGTTGCGGCGTTGATGGATCCAATCTCCAGACTCTCGTCCGCGCTGGCGACTGGAGGAAGGGGATAGATGACCCTACTTTGTGGTGCGTAGGTATCACTGTCTCAGCTCGAGAGGGCAAGTTCTACTGGACCCAAAAGGGACCGCCCAGGGGCGCCAAAGGACGCATTTACCGGGCCTCCATCGAGATGCCCCAGGGATTTGGTGCTTCCAACAGACCGGATGTTGAGGTGGTTTTTGATCACCTGCCGGAGCCGGTTGACCTCGCgatggacgaggagggcaGCGCTCTGTATTGGACTGACCGTGGAGAGCTGCCGAACGGCAATACTTTGAACCGGGCAGCTTTGAATCCGGATGGGTCATTCAGCAAGCATCAGGTCCTCGCGCGGAATCTGCATGAGGCGATTGGACTGGCCATTGATAAAAAGAACAGGTACATCTATGCTACAGATCT CGGCGGTGCGGTCTATCGGTTCAACATGGACGGCAGTGGTAAACAGACAATTTATGAAGACCAGGGAGCGTTTGCGGGCATTGCTTTGCTAGAACAGGCCGTTCCCAGTTCGAGCTTGTAG
- the nup-9 gene encoding nucleoporin-9, producing MIPQATLNRLRLGQRHPPAGANNNKNNTMSFAIEVPGEAAPLNLLELARTLEYAALSTDHTQRQSAGQQLQSWESRPDYHVSLQTVFLDKSINNSVRFLAVILLKNGIDKYWRHTAKHAIQPAEKQFIRSRLLQGSVGEEDKTLALHNALVIAKIVRIDYPNDWPDVIPSIINVTRSARTESALALSGALQVLLRVVKELATARLRRSQTALQAVTPELVQLLGEIYTERTAAWQQFFARGGSGDEDEADYYMQNSLTALKILRRLVTVGYEHPHTDPMVQGFWSLSQSQFDQFLTGVSSESHIPAPFQDSVGKHLIQFTKLHIDMCDSHPASFPLLPNSIPLVKAYWNLVKQFSNEFEKSGGIRQTGSENHDGSAKHEGPLSEKLALKGLLLLRSCVSIAHRPMQTFKYKSPEVKNQEREAMELVKDQLLTNSFLLDIVQVTISRLFIFRQSDLEAWEEDPEGWEAAERNEGQAYEWAVRPCAERLLIDLLTHYKELGQPLLTYCEFATKVDMDIVTKEAAYCALGCAAAVIHEAFDFDRFLKTTLVKDAQIQDSMSKLLRRRIAILLNQWISIKITEESRPAVYEIFRHLMNPDDPHNDQVVRTTAAREFKGIVDDFGFQGEQFLPFAPDVFNQLMGLLQEVESDETKLTVLDTIRAIVQRMETHITQFGDAIMLTLPKLWESAEKEEYMIKQSILAIMSALVDSMRGDSQRYQPAIIPLLREAMEPESALHLHLIEESVALWKSVTTQSYPPLHPDLVQMVELALPLLEYDSEVANQCLEVVKNYILLAPREILDDRLRRPTLAALVKTLDARSREQSQTGARSIELILRIAENIGGVQGLQVVVQDMLEIGLLNTIFEGLHSAWEASTTHGPNKKVSQINTIKQTDYFMLLARIALGDPTVFLTMLAGIATTAGSTAEQVWEWLGTLWFNNFDCMAEVERQKLSMLALTRLWELPDPMVQEKIVLARLQDFLAMWTSVVTELAASEDDQSLTEQQDFRQSINSTSKEQLAGGSTNPRDYLVWDPNNLPSYEWDTPLDVTERQFALKDPVHRVEAYEFARERLQGLVQRMGGEQQFEAEWAVNVDKDVLEGFRRLGEGR from the exons ATGATACCCCAGGCCACCCTCAACCGACTACGACTAGGCCAGAGACACCCCCCAGCCGGCgctaacaacaacaagaacaacacaATGAGCTTCGCTATCGAGGTGCCCGGCGAGGCAGCCCCTCTAAACCTCCTCGAGCTTGCCCGGACGCTAGAGTACGCCGCCCTTTCTACAGACCACACCCAGAGACAGTCAGCCGGCCAGCAGCTTCAGTCATGGGAGTCTCGCCCAGACTACCATGTTTCTCTACAG ACCGTCTTCCTCGACAAGTCCATAAACAACTCCGTCCGCTTTCTCGCAGTTATCCTGCTCAAGAACGGAATCGACAAATACTGGCGACACACTGCGAAACATGCGATCCAACCCGCCGAGAAACAGTTTATTCGCTCGAGGCTACTCCAGGGCTCAgtcggcgaggaggacaagaCCCTCGCACTACACAACGCCCTTGTCATCGCAAAGATTGTCCGCATAGACTACCCCAACGACTGGCCAGACGTCATCCCGAGCATCATCAATGTCACGAGGAGCGCCAGAACAGAGAGTGCTCTTGCCCTCAGCGGAGCTCTGCAGGTGCTGCTGCGGGTAGTCAAAGAGCTCGCAACAGCGCGGTTGCGGAGGTCCCAGACCGCTCTTCAGGCCGTTACACCCGAGCTTGTCCAATTGCTCGGTGAGATATATACCGAGCGGACGGCCGCATGGCAGCAGTTCTTCGCGAGGGGTGGCAGcggcgatgaagatgaggccGACTACTACATGCAGAACAGCCTCACAGCCCTCAAAATCTTACGTAGGCTGGTCACCGTTGGCTACGAACATCCCCATACCGATCCGATGGTCCAGGGTTTCTGGTCGCTGTCGCAATCCCAATTTGACCAGTTCCTTACCGGCGTCAGCTCCGAGTCGCACATCCCTGCCCCTTTCCAGGACTCGGTGGGCAAGCACTTGATCCAGTTCACGAAACTGCACATCGACATGTGCGATTCCCACCCGGCCAGCTTCCCTCTGCTACCGAATTCCATTCCGCTCGTCAAGGCTTACTGGAATCTGGTAAAGCAATTCTCAAATGAGTTTGAAAAGTCGGGCGGCATCAGGCAAACGGGCTCCGAGAACCACGACGGTAGCGCCAAACACGAAGGACCGCTCTCGGAGAAGCTGGCCCTTAAAGGTCTTTTGCTGCTTAGAAGCTGTGTGTCGATTGCCCACAGGCCGATGCAGACTTTCAAATACAAGAGCCCAGAGGTCAAGAATCAGGAAAGAGAGGCCATGGAACTTGTCAAGGACCAACTATTGACAAACAGCTTCCTGCTGGATATTGTTCAAGTAACCATCAGTAGGCTATTCATCTTCCGGCAGTCCGATCTCGAGGCATGGGAAGAAGACCCGGAAGGGTGGGAGGCTGCGGAGCGTAACGAAGGTCAAGCATACGAGTGGGCTGTTCGGCCTTGTGCTGAAAGGCTGCTCATTGACCTCCTGACGCACTACAAGGAGCTTGGGCAACCACTTCTTACATACTGCGAATTTGCGACCAAGGTCGATATGGATATCGTCACCAAGGAGGCGGCTTACTGCGCTCTTGGGTGTGCAGCCGCTGTTATTCACGAGGCCTTCGACTTTGACCGTTTTCTAAAGACTACGCTGGTGAAGGACGCACAGATCCAGGATTCCATGTCCAAGCTGCTCCGTAGACGGATAGCCATTCTGCTCAACCAGTGGATCTCGATCAAGATCACCGAGGAAAGTCGACCTGCCGTCTACGAAATCTTTAGACACTTGATGAACCCTGACGACCCGCATAACGATCAGGTTGTCCGTACCACTGCTGCGCGCGAGTTTAAGGGGATTGTGGACGACTTTGGGTTCCAGGGCGAGCAGTTCCTACCGTTTGCCCCCGACGTCTTCAACCAGCTTATGGGGCTCCTCCAGGAGGTTGAAAGCGATGAGACCAAGTTGACTGTTCTCGACACTATTCGGGCGATTGTGCAGCGAATGGAGACTCATATTACTCAGTTTGGCGACGCCATTATGCTGACTCTTCCCAAGTTGTGGGAGTCagctgagaaggaggagtatATGATCAAGCAGTCTATTCTGGCCATCATGTCTGCGCTCGTTGACTCGATGCGTGGGGACTCTCAGCGGTACCAACCGGCGATTATCCCCCTGCTGCGTGAGGCTATGGAACCCGAGTCTGCCCTTCACCTCCACCTTATTGAAGAATCGGTAGCTCTGTGGAAGTCCGTAACCACACAAAGCTAccctcccctccaccccGACCTCGTACAAATGGTTGAGCTTGCTCTGCCCCTTCTTGAGTACGATTCGGAAGTAGCAAACCAGTGTCTCGAAGTTGTAAAGAACTACATCCTCCTCGCGCCCCGCGAGATCCTCGACGATCGCCTACGCCGTCCCACCCTCGCAGCCCTCGTCAAGACACTCGATGCCCGCTCTCGCGAGCAATCCCAGACCGGTGCCAGGTCCATCGAGCTGATTCTGCGCATTGCCGAGAATATCGGGGGCGTCCAAGGGCTGCAGGTAGTTGTCCAGGACATGCTGGAAATCGgcctcctcaacaccatcttCGAGGGCCTCCACAGCGCCTGGGAGGCAAGCACAACGCACGGCCCCAACAAGAAGGTCAGCCAGATCAACACGATCAAGCAGACGGACTACTTCATGCTGCTAGCGCGCATCGCGCTCGGCGATCCTACAGTGTTTCTGACCATGTTGGCCGGCATCGCGACGACCGCCGGGTCCACCGCCGAACAGGTGTGGGAGTGGCTGGGGACTTTGTGGTTCAACAACTTTGATTGCATGGCCGAGGTCGAACGGCAGAAGCTCAGCATGTTGGCGCTCACCCGCCTCTGGGAGCTGCCGGACCCCATGGTGCAGGAAAAGATTGTGCTCGCGAGGCTGCAGGATTTCTTGGCGATGTGGACGAGTGTGGTGACGGAGCTGGCGGCGAGCGAGGATGATCAGTCGCTGACTGAACAACAAGATTTCCGACAATCGATAAACTCAACATCGAAAGAGCAGCTAGCGGGAGGGAGTACTAACCCGAGGGATTACCTGGTATGGGATCCCAATAACTTGCCTAGTTACGAGTGGGATACCCCACTCGATGTGACGGAACGGCAGTTTGCGCTGAAGGATCCAGTGCATAGAGTGGAAGCGTACGAGTTTGCGAGGGAACGGTTGCAGGGGTTGGTGCAGAGGATGGGTGGTGAGCAGCAGTTTGAGGCGGAGTGGGCGGTTAATGTGGATAAGGATGTGCTGGAGGGGTTTAGGAggttgggggaggggaggtag
- the mdm12 gene encoding mitochondrial inheritance component mdm12 gives MSIDLNWDTVTGGPDGQELAQKIRDFIHEKFQAVPLPRFIKSVTVHDFEFGSIPPEIELKDITDPLPDFYEEQPGIDSSEESDSEEEVAYENEGEYLDDPVEQQYGRLRGASASESRRRLTVNSSTGSRNGSGPNSGRVAYLPPHLNPHYNGGSGNNSSPSLDRDGRYYRDPNTAGLGGPAHGTNHHHADLGSPFLGVSTPGIPGGTSNLNLHYFTSQFTAGLSGTQTPLAAVAGAAHQRGPSWIADQQQQQQQQNNMLPGGAGGGGAGGGGMGGPVAAAAAAAAATNQGLHSSSTPHLRLHFPGVGTGKPTPGPSPLTGTSTPLGTLGTAGGVGGIGRGMGMAGMGSMASMGYPPTAPVLAIPTGPRHKRNPSSQSLNSVGDYSPVAPAPAERQGLFSAAAATSPPSSTPSPAVGLGIGGRGIGAAGAGAGALATSGPRLQIPKQGLREKHSVSTLAPNSAGTSNNRAGSAILDDDDGFLDGMHDHRDHPAQQQLEPEEDEEEEEEGEEERQRFREPRVEDIQAVFRIKYAGDVKLLLTADILLDYPMPSFVGIPVRLSITGLTFDGVGVVANIRKRVHFCFLSPEDAVAAVGGEENKAAGSGNGSGIGGGSDGAKTKMGGLLQEIRVESEIGQRESGKQSLKNVGKVERFVLEQVRRIFEEEFVYPSFWTFLV, from the coding sequence ATGTCAATCGACCTCAACTGGGACACCGTCACCGGCGGCCCCGACGGCCAAGAACTCGCCCAAAAAATCCGCGATTTCATTCACGAAAAGTTCCAGGCCGTCCCACTACCGCGTTTCATCAAGTCTGTTACCGTCCACGACTTTGAGTTTGGCTCCATTCCTCCCGAGATCGAGCTCAAGGATATCACCGACCCCCTTCCCGATTTTTACGAAGAGCAACCCGGAATAGACTCCTCGGAAGAATCAGActcggaagaagaagtcgcCTACGAAAATGAAGGTGAATACCTCGACGACCCAGTCGAGCAGCAGTACGGCAGGCTGAGAGGCGCCTCTGCCTCAGAATCACGGCGAAGACTCACAGTAAACAGCAGTACCGGAAGCAGAAATGGAAGTGGCCCCAATTCAGGCAGGGTAGCTTACCTCCCACCGCACCTGAACCCACACTATaacggcggcagcggcaacaaCAGTTCACCGAGCCTGGACAGAGATGGCAGATATTACCGGGACCCAAACACAGCAGGTCTCGGGGGTCCCGCCCACGgcaccaaccaccaccacgccgaCCTAGGCTCTCCCTTCCTCGGCGTGTCCACCCCCGGAATCCCCGGCGGGACCTCCAACCTCAATCTGCATTACTTCACCTCGCAATTCACCGCCGGCCTCTCCGGCACACAAACGCCTCTGGCCGCCGTAGCTGGCGCCGCCCACCAACGCGGTCCCTCATGGATTGcagaccaacaacaacaacaacagcaacaaaatAACATGCTaccaggaggagcaggagggggaggagcaggaggaggaggaatgggaggaccagtagcagcagcagcagcagcagcagcagcaacaaaccAAGGTCTTCACAGCTCATCCACACCCCATCTCCGGCTTCACTTCCCGGGAGTTGGGACTGGCAAACCCACCCCGGGACCCAGCCCCCTCACTGGCACTAGCACCCCATTAGGTACCTTGGGAACCGCCGGCGGCGTGGGAGGCATTGGTCGCGGAATGGGCATGGCGGGCATGGGAAGCATGGCAAGCATGGGCTACCCGCCGACTGCGCCTGTGCTAGCCATCCCGACGGGTCCGAGGCACAAGAGGAATCCTTCTTCGCAGAGCTTGAACTCGGTGGGCGATTATAGCCCGGttgcgccggcgccggcggagAGACAAGGGTTATTCTCGGCAGCTGCTGCTACTTCGCCACCGTCGTCTACGCCATCGCCGGCAGTGGGACTGGGGATTGGGGGAAGGGGAATTGGGgcggctggtgctggtgctggtgcacTGGCGACAAGTGGACCGAGACTACAGATTCCCAAGCAAGGGCTGAGGGAGAAGCATAGCGTTTCTACGTTGGCGCCCAACTCGGCTGGGACAAGTAACAACCGGGCGGGGTCGGCCATCttggatgacgatgacgggtTCTTGGATGGGATGCATGATCATCGGGACCACCCGGCTCAACAACAGCTGGAGccggaggaagatgaagaggaggaagaggaaggggaagaagaaaggcaaCGGTTTCGGGAACCAAGGGTGGAAGACATCCAAGCTGTGTTCCGCATCAAATACGCTGGCGATGTGAAGCTCTTGCTGACGGCTGACATCTTGTTGGATTACCCCATGCCCAGCTTTGTGGGGATTCCGGTGCGGTTGAGCATCACGGGACTCACGTTCGATGGCGTGGGAGTGGTGGCGAACATCAGGAAAAGAGTGCACTTTTGCTTTTTGAGCCCCGAAGATGCTGTGGCTGCTGTGGGTGGGGAGGAGAACAAGGCTGCTGGGAGCGGGAATGGTTCTGGGATAGGAGGAGGCAGCGACGGGGCAAAGACAAAGATGGGTGGGCTGTTGCAGGAAATCCGCGTCGAAAGTGAGATTGGGCAGAGGGAAAGCGGTAAGCAGAGCTTGAAGAACGTGGGCAAGGTGGAAAGGTTCGTGCTGGAGCAGGTGAGGAGGATCTTTGAGGAGGAATTTGTTTATCCTAGCTTTTGGACGTTCTTGGTGTAG
- a CDS encoding vacuolar protein sorting-associated protein Vps28, with the protein MISRQPYAPTPHSYVPNTTLSATINLDEEVKLADTRAERDLQDSLAEIFSIIVTLDELEKAFLKDAIPEADYTEICERSLKQYKSLVADETVAKAFVGLEEFKAKWDLEVPRATERIRVGMPSTAVNASSGPAPATVAASGGTSGTLILEATQDFITFLDALRLGLLAKDQLHPLLTDVIQSVNKVTDRDFDNRGKIVQWLITLNQMKATEELSEEQARELELDINSAYQGFKSTLT; encoded by the exons ATGATTTCCCGCCAGCCATACGCGCCTACACCACATAGCTATGTTCCCAACACTACACTCTCAGCTACGATAAACCTGGatgaa GAAGTGAAGCTCGCCGACACCCGGGCTGAGCGTGACCTCCAGGACTCATTAGCCGAGATCTTCAGTATTATCGTCACTCTGGATGAGCTGGAAAAGGCCTTCCTCAAAGATGCCATCCCCGAGGCCGATTATACTGAGATCTGTGAGAGATCGCTAAAGCAGTACAAATCGCTTGTCGCCGACGAGACTGTCGCCAAGGCATTCGTTGGTTTGGAGGAGTTCAAGGCCAAGTGGGAT CTCGAGGTTCCTCGCGCAACTGAACGCATCCGCGTCGGCATGCCCTCAACGGCCGTCAACGCCTCCTCCGGTCCAGCACCCGCCACAGTTGCCGCTTCTGGAGGCACGAGCGGCACTCTCATTCTCGAAGCCACTCAGGACTTCATCACATTCCTTGATGCCCTGCGTCTCGGTCTATTGGCCAAGGATCAGCTGCACCCTCTCCTAACAGACGTGATCCAGTCGGTGAACAAGGTGACGGACAGGGACTTTGACAATAGGGGCAAGATCGTGCAGTGGCTGATCACCCTTAACCAGATGAAGGCGACGGAAGAGCTGAGCGAGGAGCAGGCCAGGGAGTTGGAACTGGATATCAACTCGGCGTATCAGGGCTTCAAGAGCACACTTACGTAG